The genomic DNA ATGGTCGAAAATCGTCAGATTCATGACCCAGCCACCGGGCACCACCGGCGTCGAACATTGGCATTTCGTCGGGGCTATTCGGGTATGGTAAACCTCCGGGTTTCATCATCGAATTACTAGTAATAGAGAAAATGAGACGGGGAAGAGATTGAAGTGAAAGGTGTGAGAATGAAGGTAAAATGGGGTATACATGGAGTAAAAAAATGGAACAAGCATCGTCCGACCTATCGTCCGCCCTATTGACAATGATCGTTCGCCTTTAAGTTCGCGGACTAAGTTAAGGGCGTGGCTATGGTCCGACCGTCCGAGGAATCGTTCGCCCACCTGCAGTGACAGAAGTGGGCGGACGATAGGGGTGGACAATGCATGGGGCGGGACATCTTCCGCCCATTGTGGATATTCTAAGGAATTGGATGATAACTGTATATTAAAGTACTGACGTCGTCCTGCAATAAGCGAAGTGTTTCTTTTggacacgagatttaagaaaaaattatatataatgaTTGAAGTAATAAGTGAGTAAAAATGAGAAGTCAATAGGTAATTAAGTATATAAGATGCAAAATGGACATCACGTGATCTCCTTAGTTTCATCAATCATCAAGATATCACTCTTTTATTTTGTCGgtgtgaaattatttaatttaagcaCAACATATTGTCTGTCAAATAGTACTAATTTGGCAAAGGATACATACATGCAaatcatttaattaataaaatagcaATCGATCTTTATTGATAGTATTAAGAAATAAGAAAGATGGTGACAATAAACATAGTATCAAACGAAAACGCGTGAGATACGTGGGAGGTTAATCAATAACCTCCTAATTAAAAACAcacagtttttttttaaaagtgagGAGATGAACGTAGAAATGAAAAGCAAAGGTGATCGATGCAGCCGCACACATGACCATGTTCTGATATTCACATAGGCTTGACTGATCTTACACGAAAGTCGAAGTTGTAGTAACTGACGCCATTGTAGACACCATCAATCTGTTGGAAATAGGCAATTCGGCCGTTGGTGGAGTTGTGGTCTTCCTGAGTATAAGAAAATGGGATATTGCAGCTACCCCTTGTCCCGACATAATCGATTACAGCCATAGTGTTGGCGGGCACAGGAACGGTGCCCGTTGCCGTAACTGATGTTGTAGTGGTGGTGGTTTCGTCCCACTGCAACGTCCCGCTTATCTCAAATGACACTTCAATCTGTTCATCTGCAATGAAGGGCAACCCTGCTTTGATGCTAGTGCTCACCCCTGCTGTTAAAGATGCGCCACGGCTAAAAGTATAAGATTTCTCGTCTTGATATGTTATGGACACAGCCATGGAATCATCCTTATCCGTGTTGTTCGTGAGCCTAGCCGTGCCAGCCAAATAAGGTTTTTCGTCGTATACCCGTGCGTTCTCCATCCGATACCGCACATAGTAGATCTTTCTCCGGGACACCAGTTCTTCCACCTGCAATCTCGTTTCTTTCATGAGGGTGCCGGTTAAGGAAGCAAGACCGTCGGTCACACCATCTGATGTGAAACGTCCACAAAACCTGTTGTTGGATGCACTTTGTAGCGCTATAGTGTTATTATCAATTTTGATCGGCCAGAAGTGAGTGCTGGTTTCACTGCCCTTCCCGTCCGCGTATATCCAGCTATCACTCGCCCACCACAATTTTCCAAAATGATCTGAAATTAGTTGGACGTGTCCATCGGGCATCAGCGACACCGTGTGCCCAGAATAAACATCGATACTATCATCTGATGCAAATTGTAGGTAGTAGTTGCTCTTGTCTATGAAAGCCTTGAGGTAATGCCCGTTGTCTCCTTTCACAGCAATGTGCGGAGGCATTTTAACCAATGTGCCCCAATCCACAAACCCTAGAGTCGCGCCTACGCTGTCTTTGTCAATGTAGAAACCCTTGGTTGAGTTGTCCATCATCACACGCCACCCGCTCTGGACGTGAGTCAAGTAGAGCTCATCCGACTGCAAGCTTGGCTCGAAGAGCGTGCACGACGCCATCGTCACGTCCTCCTCGGGCTTGTTTGATACGGCCACGATGGAATTGTTGTCTGCACTCTTCTGCCAATATTTGTTGTAGTAGGAGAATCGGAGGTGGACGTATTTGTCGCCTGCTGTTGCTTGCTCGATTTCAATCTTAACCATCGGGCTGAACATGTTGTCACCTCCGTTAGCGACAGACCCATCGTCCTTACGGTATAGATAAGTATTTGTAGCACTTGTTGGGACGTTCAACACGACAGCATTCGGAAGCGCCATGTTTCTACAATATTTATTAGCAtaacaatttaatttattagggTTAATATTAGATTATCTTTTTAGAATAAATCACATTTCATATACCATTTGAAATCAAGATACAAATTAAATTCTATCTTTTTAGAATAAATCTCATTTCATATATCATTTGAAatcaaaatacaaattaaattcTATCAAAACGACTAATTAGACTTTATTGGCGGATGAATGAAGTACAAGATAAAAGAGATTCTAACGTAATAATCTCaattaaaaacaataacaacatgaatgaagtactccctccgtcccgctttaggagtcccggttgagatAAACTAACAAAAAATGCCTATAAAGTAAGTaaaaaagtgttaaaagtgGGTCCTGacatccactacaacatttatttattacccactcaattaaaagtgggtcccaacatccactataatatttatttattacacacttaaacattttttttaaaacatgtgcccgactcaacctggactcctaaagcgggacggagggagtacaagatAAGAAGAGATTCTGACGTATTAATCCCACTTAAAAACTATAACGACATAGCTAGGGAGTATTAAAAACActttaatgaaaaatataaaaaaatactataaatacaataattaaGACTCACCAAAATTGAAAAGTAGAAATTCCAAAGCTTAATTTGCGTTGTGTGTATATCTGTGTGTGTTTGTAGAAATGTATGGAATCAATTTATAGATGAAGTTTAGGTAGTGAGTTTGCTACACTCTTTACTATTTAGTGTTTGGTTTAAACATGTATTTTAAGGCATAACCTTTGGTTGGATGGTTTGCCCATCATAAAATGCGTGCTCTCCTAAGATTACTTTTTCTCTAGTTTTCATTTTACATTTCAGTATTAATGTTCTATCAAACCAATATTATATTAGTGACATAATAATTACTAACGTATAATAATGAAAGTGGTCTCTACTGTGAAATTGAATATCACGCACCTTATGCGTTTGATGAAAGTATTGAGCAAATAATTGGGTACTTATAAACAAGGCAATCCAGAAATTTTAGATTGGGgtacgataaataattatattaacttagaaatttaataatcaatcaatatttttattatctcaattatttatattcaagtgagtcaaattattatatagtataaaaataattttttgtgtTATATTAGTTGACAATTTTTCACTATTGAAAatagatattattattattattattattattatttttaatctaGGATTTATGTAGAAGTTcagaaaaagtttttaaaatttttaataaaacggAATGTATTACTACTCCATAAATAATCAAATATGATTGTAACTGAAAACATAAATAGTAAAAATTATATCCAACCCCATTTGatgaaaagataaataatatattattatatttaatgtatattagttagaaacataaataataaattataattttagaaaatgaaaCATGAGACATACATAGAGAGAGAGACCGAGAGACGCACAAAGACGGAGGGTGACAAACTATTAAATGTACAAAAATCTTCACACAAAGACGGAGGGTGACAAACTATTAAATGTACAAAAATCTTTCCTTCAAGGCAATAGCAATTATCTATTTCCAATTCAATTATCCTTGAACAAAGTTAAATAATATGTTAGTATTCATGTTTAAAACCTATATTTAGAATTATCGATGAAGCAGCATCAGAGAAATCCAGAGTGAGAGAATATAGTCACaattttagaaaatgaaaaaaaaagaaaaagaaagagagaatgaaattaaaattttagaacatgaaaaataagagagagagaaagagacagagagagtgggacagaatataaatttataaatctgTTGTAAATGAACAGATACCATATTAAATGAAAAACCTATCaagtagtatatatattttaaaaactaaGCATTGAATTCGTTTGTGTAAAGAAAATTAGAGACATAATACATcctattaaataaatagatgatAGGATTTGCAAAGCATTCTAGAATTAATATTTGCAAATAGTAGTAATTGTATTTGAAATCTGACTCTAATAATCTGTAATACCTCATCAACATTATGCTCATGTAAGTTAGATATGACTATGTTGTCAAATATAGATACAGGACATAGCTCGAAAAGAAAGAATTACatacctttttttttaatatggtgATGTCTTGATTCAGTAGAGGGTGATGTCTTGATTCAGTAGAGTAGGAGTAGGTATTGTAGCCGCCCATGCTTGCAATGTTATCTTCTCTCTATAATGATTGTAGAGAGAGAGGCcggttttcttttccttctcttACCTTTTACTGAAGAGTTGAGAGTGAGAGGCGGCTATTATATTTTTAGGGTTAGGTGTTTTTTTTAACTCAATAAGTCACCTATATATAATAGTACAAGTGAAGTTAATAATTGCTGAAATGAATTGGGCCTTAAATGACCTTATATGGTTGCAaacttattaaattaaataggcCGAATTTATGAGACATGAATCTGTAATATTTCACTTATATTcatatcaatattaatattaatattaatgtgTGAGACATGAATCTGTAATATTTAACTTATATtcgtattaatattaattttatattcgtattaatattaattattaataataatactatgaaTATAAGTGTAAAAGACTTTATATTAATACTTGGCATGCAAGTTGTTAAAGTATTTTAAGTCTGAATATTATTATcagatattttttataaatagaaaatagttGTTATGTGGAAGGTCTCTCATGATTATGTTTTTTTGGGAACAAGCATAATTTTCCAACAAGCATGTTGAAGAGGTgagcactataaatacccctGCCACTCACTCCTTCAGTGACTCACTAAATTCTCTCAACCAAAATCATTCAACAGAATCATCATCAGAAACAATTCAGAatctttcttcttcttaatTCATCTGTTCTCATTTAAATCACTGCTCATTTATTGTTTATCTATTCTTCTATGAATCTGCAGTCTTTATTCTTAATgtatttctttcagtttatgtTATTTCTGCTTTATCACTACTATTTTCTGTTTTAGTTTCATATTATGTCTTAATGTTACTTATGTTTTTATAAGTTTCCATAACTACTTAGCACAACACTATGAAGGTAGTTTTCTAACCTGTATTTGTCATTGCAGTGATGCACCTGATCTGTGAAATCTTGAATgctatctctcattcatattttggatCACGAAGTTCCTGCAACTAATGAATGAAATTATTTGTTCCTGTTTCTGAACTTAATACACAGTCTTATTCAATTTAAGTGATCTGTTGATTCTCATAAAAAGGTACTGACCTCattttacaatttatgttcaatGATTTGCATTTTTTGCCCCTTCTATTTGCAATCTATTGGGAACATTTACTGCACAAAATAGGCTGTTAGTTTAAATACTGCATACATTCTTTAAAGTTTAAATTAGTCActgattttttaatatttcttttcAATAGCAGAAAGCAATGTATCTCAAACAATGGCACCATGCATTAGTTGCAGGACAATCTTCTACCTAAAGTTACAACTCTACCATCAAGGTCGGTTGCATCCGTGTTTATGAATACAATTCTGGAGACAACAATGATAGATAGCACTTTGGAAGTAGTATTCCATGATAGGCTGGTATGTTTACCAAAACAGAATACATGAAATATACAaagttttatataaaatatatgtttctatttactattttttgtttatacGGCACCAGAATTCAAACTTCTCTTCCAAAGAATGCATGCAAGAAAATTGGTTCACAAATATAGGCTCATAGATATTCCAAGCATGCATCATTGTATTCAAAAGCACAAGAATCAGGCAAAGTAAATTATTTGTTTTCAGAATTTGCTTATGCTTTCTACAAACAGTCATTGACACCACATGAATCGCGCAAAGCAAAATATTTGTTTTCAGAATTTGCTTATGCTTTCTACAAACAACCATATTGACACCAAAATGACAACGTTATCACAGTTATTAGCAAAGTGTGGCATACATATTAGGTAATTTAATAGTTACCTTGACTTCACAACATTAATTTAGTCTTTTTGCACTCAGAAAACACTGCAAAATATGACAGTAAAGTTTAtatgttaattaaaaaaatatttgaacatACAAATTACGGTGTTGATAAAATTCAGATTATagtatattttcttttaaaatatcaattgcagtttattattttaatcaataGTTAAGAAtagggataactgccttaaaagtcatgaactttgcccgaattccggtttttcccacgagccATTTtttggcgtataaagtcacgaactttacTTTTTGTCGCCGATTTCCCATGGTGTGTTTTCCGGCAAACGAGTGAGATGACGTGTCGCGTTTAATTGACCTGGCTGATCGTGGCAGCTGACGTGGAAGCTGATAtggtaataaaattaaaaaataaaaacacaaaaaacaatttaaaattaataattttaaatctaAACCTAATATCCCCCCACCCCAACTCACCTTTCTTCGCCGCTTTCAAACCTAAGTAACCTACATTGAGTTTGCTGCGACGACGATGAACCAATCGACCAGGAACGTTGAGGCGACGCCATGGTGTATGTGGCCGGGTTTCTTCCCAGACAAGCCGAATCCGAACCCGTAAGTTTGTGTTTACCATTGTTTGGAGTATGTGGCTGGATAAAACTATAAAATTGTTTGGTTGTgttgattttttcaaaattgtttGGAGTATCCTCAAGTTTGGTTGTGTTGATTCTTTCAGTGAACCCTTTCTGTTGCGGATTTACCATGGGGGTAAATTTATACCTGATGGGAGGCTTTGCGAGAAATACGTAGGTGGGGAAATGTGGGAAGGCAGTGGGTTTGATCAAGATAGGTTTAGGTACTTTGACCTAGTGGATGAACTGAATAAACTAGGGTTTCATAGCTGGGATAGACTATGCTTCAAGAGAAAATGGGGAATGGAGTTTCTTAACATAAAGGGTGATGCAGATGTGATGTTAATGTTGAAGTTTCTGACAACAGTTAGGCAACAAATTTGTGATGTGTATGTTGTAGGTGGGAAGGGTGGGcttgagaacattgatgaagaTAAATCAGTGGGTGGGGGAGACAATGTGGGTGAGGAAGCTGCCATGAATAGAGTGGAAGTGTTTGAGTCAGTGAAAATGAGTAAGGTTGAGACTGTGAATAAGAGCATGTCTACCAGAAGGAGTAGAAAAGAAACAACTACAAGGGCTGGCAAGTTAAAGTCTATTTCTACCGAAGATGTTGTGGAGAAGAATGCTGAAAGTAGTGTTAAGAAAAGTTTGTTCCAGTCTTCCAAGAAGTCAGTGGTTGAAAATATGGGTGATTCAGTGGGGAATAGGAAGGCAGCAGCTAAGGAGGTGGGAAAGAGTGTGGGTGAAGGTGTGAGAGGTGAGGATAATGATGCTGAGGATTTGGGTTATAATGTGGGAACTATAAGTGAATCTGTGGGGATGAGAGATAGAACTGAGGAGAGTGTGGGGGATAAGACTGATTACAGTCTGGGAGTGGGTCTGGGAGATGACAGTGAGGATGATGGGAGTTATATGCCATCTTCTGAAGATGAGGAAACTGATGATGACATGGAGGCTGAGGAGTTGGTatccgaggatgaggaatacaCTCAGGGAaggaagaaagtaaaagagaacAAGGAGAAAGAGTTTGTTGTTACAGATGACATATTTTATGGCATAGTGAGTGGAGGGAAGAAAAGTGAATATGTTTCTGAGGATGAGAATTCTGAAGAAGGGGACATATACTCTAGCTCAACTGATTCTCAGGATGAAGGGAGGAAAAGGTTAGAAAGGCATGCAAAGGTGGTGCCACTTCCTAGAGAGAAGATAACATTGTCTACTCCAGTGCGCCCTCCACCACGGCCTCCCCTTCTCAAGCTCTCTTGTTAAGAAAAGTTTGTTCCAGTCTTCCAAGAAGTCAGTGGTTGAAAATATGGGTGATTCATTGGGGAATGGGAAGGCAGCAGCTAAGGAGGTGGGAAAGAGTGTGGGTAAAGGTGTGAGAGGTGAGGATAATGATGCTGAGGATTTGGGTTATAATGTGGGAACAATAAGTGAATCTGTGGGGATGAGAGATAGAACTGACACTAACATTGTTGCTGGATTTGGGTTCTATCTCTCATCCCCACAGATTCACTTATAGTTCCCACATTATAACCCAAATCCTCAGAATCATTATCCTCACCTCTCACACCTTCACCCACACTCTTTCCCACCTCCTTAGCTGCTGCCTTCCTATTCCCCACTGAATCACCTATATTTTCAACCACTGACTTCTTGGAAGACTGGAACAAACTTTTCTTAACACTACTTTCAGCATTCTTCTCCACAACATCTTCGGTAGAAATAGACTTTAACTTGCCAGCCCTTGTAGTTGTTTCTTTTCTACTCCTTCCGGTAGACATGCTCTTATTCACAGTCTCAACCTTACTCATTTTCACTGACTCAAACACTTCCACTCTATTCATGGCAGCTTCCTCACCCACATTGTCTCCCCCACCCACTGATTTAtcttcatcaatgttctcaagCCCACCTTTCCCACCTACAACATACACATCACAAATTTGTTGCCTAACTGTTGTCAGAAACTTCAACATTAACATCACATCTGCATCACCCTTTATGTTAAGAAACTCCATTCCCCATTTTCTCTTGAAGCATAGTCTATCCCAGCTATGAAACCCTAGTTTATTCAGTTCATCTACTAGGTCAAAGTACCTAAACCTATCTTGATCAAACCCACTGCCTTCCCACATTTCCCCACCTACGTATTTCTCGCAAAGCCTCCCATCAGGTATAAATTTACCCCCATGGTAAATCCGCAGCAGAAAGGGTTCACTGAAAGAATCAACACAACCAAACTTGAGGATACTCCaaacaattttgaaaaaatcaacACAACCAAACAATTTTATAGTTTTATCCAGCCACATACTCCAAACAATGGTAAACACAAACTTACGGGTTCGGATTCAGCTTGTCTGGGAAGAAACCCGGCCACATACACCATGGCGTCGCCTCAACGTTCCTGGTCGATTGGTTCATCGTTGTCGCAGCAAACTCAATGTAGGTTACTTAGGTTTGAAAGCGGCGAAGAAAGGTGAGTTGGGGTGGGGGGATATTAGGTTtagatttaaaattattaattttaaattgttttttgtgtttttattttttaattttattaccaTATCAGCTTCCACGTCAGCTGCCACGATCAGCCAGGTCAATTAAACGCGACACGTCATCTCACTCGTTTGCCGGAAAACACACCATGGGAAATCGGCGACAAAAAgtaaagttcgtgactttatacgccaaaAAAATggctcgtgggaaaaaccggaattcgggcaaagttcatgacttttaaggcagttatctCTATTCTTAACtattgattaaaataataaactgcaattgatattttaaaagaaaatatactATAATCTGAATTTTATCAACACCGTAATTTGTatgttcaaatatttttttaattaacataTAAACTTTACTGTCATATTTTGCAGTGTTTTCTGAGTGCAAAAAGACTAAGTTAATGTTGTGAAGTCAAGGTAACTATTAAATTACCTAATATGTATGCCACACTTTGCTAATAACTGTGATAACGTTGTCATTTTGGTGTCAATATGGCTGTTTGTAGAAAGCATAAGCAAATTCTGAAAACAAATATTTTGCTTTGCGCGATTCATGTGGTGTCAATGACTATTTGTAGAAAGCATAAGCAAATTCTGAAAACAAATAATTTACTTTGCCTGATTCTTGTGCTTTTGAATACAATGATGCATGCTTGGAATATCTATGAGCCTATATTTGTGAACCAATTTTCTTGCATGCATTCTTTGGAAGAGATGTTTGAATTCTGGTGCcgtataaacaaaaaattagtaaatagaaacatatattttatataaaacttTGTATATTTCATGTATTCTGTTTTGGTAAACATACCGGCCTATCATGGAATACTACTTCCAAAGTGCTATCATTGTTGTCTCCAGAATTGTATTCATAAACACGGATGCAACCGACCTTGATGGTAGAGTTGTAACTTTAGGTAGAAGATTGTCCTGCAACTAATGCATGGTGCCATTGTTTGAGATACAGTGCTTTCTGCTATTgaaaagaaatattaaaaaatcagTGACTAATTTAAACTTTAAAGAATGTATGCAGTATTTAAACTAACAGCCTATTTTGTGCAGTAAATGTTCCCAATAGATTGCAAATAGAAGGGGCAAAAAATGCAAATCATTTAACATAAATTGTAAAATGAGGTCAGTGCCTTTTTATGAGAATCAACAGATCACTTAAATTGAATAAGACTGTGTATTAAGTTCAGAAACAGGAACAAATAATTTCATTCATTAGTTGCAGGAACTTCGTGatccaaaatatgaatgagagatagcACTCAAGATTTCAGAGATCAGGTGCATCACTGCAATGACAAATACAGGTTAGAAAACTACCTTCATAGTGTTGTGCTAAGTAGTTATGGAAACTTATAAAAACATAAGTAACATTAAGACATAATATGAAACTAAAACAGAAAATAGTAGTGATAAAGCAGAAATAGCATAAACTAAAAGAAATACATTAAGAATAAAGACTGCAGATTCATAGAAGAATAGATAAACAATAAATGAGCAGTGAATAAAATGAGAATAGATGAattaagaagaagaaagatTCTGAATTGTTTCTGATGATGATTCTGTTGAATGATTTTGGTTGAGAGAATTTAGTGAGTCACTGAAGGAGTGAGTGGCaggggtatttatagtgctcACCTCTTCAACATGCTTGTTGGAAAATTATGCATGTTCCCAGAAAAACATAATCATGAGAGATCTTCCACATAACaactattttctatttataaaaaatatctgATAATAATATTCAGACTTAAAATACTTTAACAACTTGCATGCCAAGTATTAATATAAAGTCTTTTACACTTATAttcatagtattattattaataattaatattaatacgaatataaaattaatattaatacgaATATAAGTTAAATATTACAGATTCATGTCTCatacattaatattaatattaatattgatatgAATATAAGTGAAATATTACAGATTCATGTCTCATAAATTCGgcctatttaatttaataagttTGCAACCATATAAGGTCTTTTAAGGCTCAATTCATTTCAGCAATTATTAACTTCACTTGTACTATTATATATAGGTGACTTATTGAGTTAAAAAAAACACCTAACCCTAAAAATATAATAGCCGCCTCTCACTCTCAACTCTTCAGTAAAAGGTaagagaaggaaaagaaaaccgGCATCTCTCTCTACAATCATTATAGAGAGAAGATAACATTGCAAGCATGGGCGGCTACAATACCTACTCCTACTCTACTGAATCAAGACATCACCCTCTACTGAATCAAGACATcaccatattaaaaaaaaaggtatGTAATTCTTTCTTTTCGAGCTATGTCCTGTATCTATATTTGACAACATAGTCATATCTAACTTACATGAGCATAATGTTGATAAGGTATTACAGATTATTAGAGTCAGATTTCAAATACAATTACTACTATTTGCAAATATTAATTCTAGAATGCTTTGCAAATCCTatcatctatttatttaataggATGTATTATGTCTCCAATTTTCTTTACACAAACGAATTCAATGCttagtttttaaaatatatatactacttGATAGGTTTTTCATTTAATATGGTATCTGTTCATTTACAAcagatttataaatttatattctgtcacactctctctgtctctttctctctctcttatttttcatgttctaaaattttaatttcagtctctctttctttttcttttttttttcatgttcTAAAATTGTGACTATATTCTCTCACTCTGGATTTCTCTGATGCTGCTTCATTGATAATTCTAAATATAGGTTTTAAATATGAATACTAACATATTATTTAACTTTGTTCAAGGATAATTGAATTGGAAATAGATAATTGCTATTGCCTTGAAGGAAAGATTTTTGTACATTTAATAGTTTGTCACCCTCCGTCTTTGTGTGAAGATTTTTGTACATTTAATAGTTTGTCACCCTCCGTCTTTGTGCGTCTCTCGGTGTCTCTCTCTCTATGTATGTCTCATGtttcattttctaaaattatgattttattcccatttttcattttctaaaattGTGATTTTATTCCCTGCCTCTCTGAACTTTTTATTTGATGGCAACCAAATGGAGGCTATACCACTCTAAGAGAAAGGCAATTGAGATGCTGAGGGGAACCGTGGAAGCTCATTATGCTAAAATAAGGAGCTATATTCTGGAGTTGAGCAAGTCTGACAGAGAAGGGAGGTTTGAACTACATGTAGATGCAGGTTTCTGTTTTCAAGGCATTGTACATTGGGTTCAGTGGTCTAAGAAAGGGTTTCAAGGAGGGGTGCATACCTGTGATTGGTCTAGATGGGGCTTTCCTTAAGACTTATCTTGGTGGTATATTGCTAACCGCGGTTGGGACTGATGGAAACAACCAAATGTACCCCATTGCATGGCCAGTGGTTGAGGCTGAAAATGAAGTTTGCTGGACTTGGTTCATCAAAATTGTTGCTGAAGAGTTGGAATTGGGTGAAGGGGTAGGAGTTACCATTATCAGTGATCAACAGAAGgtttattctcttttttcatACTGTGATCTACCTTGTTATATGTTGTCTACTGACACTAACATTGTTGCTGGATAAGGACTGGAGAATGCAGTACAAAGTCTACTTCCATTAGCTGAGCATAGAAACTGTGCAAGGCACATCTATGCAAACTGGAAGAAAACACACAAAGGTCCTCTGTTGAAGCAGCATTTCTGGAAGATAGTTAGGAGTACTTACCTGGAGGAGTATGAGATTGCTTGCAGAGAGCTTGAGAAGGAAGATGGCCAAGCATATGCAGATTTGATGGATAAGAATCCAAGCAGATTCTGTAAGGCATTTCTAACCCCTGGCAACTGCTCCGATGTCATTCTCAAGCAAAATGTTGATGATTATGTGCATGAATACTACTCCTTGAGGAAGTACATGAAGGCATATGGATATGGGTTACCCGCATTGAATGGAGAGAAGCTCTGGCCTCAGGCTGAGGGGTACCCGGTTGTGCCTCCTCCTGTGAAGAAGATGCCCGGCAGACCGAAGAAGGTTAGAAGGAGAGATCTGTTCGAGAAGAATCCTGCCAGACCCAACAGAATGAAGAAGATCTG from Salvia splendens isolate huo1 unplaced genomic scaffold, SspV2 ctg745, whole genome shotgun sequence includes the following:
- the LOC121791182 gene encoding uncharacterized protein LOC121791182; protein product: MALPNAVVLNVPTSATNTYLYRKDDGSVANGGDNMFSPMVKIEIEQATAGDKYVHLRFSYYNKYWQKSADNNSIVAVSNKPEEDVTMASCTLFEPSLQSDELYLTHVQSGWRVMMDNSTKGFYIDKDSVGATLGFVDWGTLVKMPPHIAVKGDNGHYLKAFIDKSNYYLQFASDDSIDVYSGHTVSLMPDGHVQLISDHFGKLWWASDSWIYADGKGSETSTHFWPIKIDNNTIALQSASNNRFCGRFTSDGVTDGLASLTGTLMKETRLQVEELVSRRKIYYVRYRMENARVYDEKPYLAGTARLTNNTDKDDSMAVSITYQDEKSYTFSRGASLTAGVSTSIKAGLPFIADEQIEVSFEISGTLQWDETTTTTTSVTATGTVPVPANTMAVIDYVGTRGSCNIPFSYTQEDHNSTNGRIAYFQQIDGVYNGVSYYNFDFRVRSVKPM